CTTATTGCGTTTCGCCTGCGCCCGCTGCATCGCTTGATTTTGGTCGCCCGCCGCTTGGATATCGCTCGCAGGCTGCGGCCGGGCTTGGCCAACGGGTTTTGCGATGCGGCCGCTTGCGCCGGCGGCCTCGCGCGCGAGCGTGGCGGCGCGCGCGCCTGCGCGCTTGCGATTGGTGCGGTCCTGCCACAGCACGAGCAGAGGGCTCGCGATGAAGATCGACGAGTAGGCGCCGCTCGTCACGCCGACCAGCAGCGCGAAGGCGAAATTCTTCAGCGTGTCGCCGCCGTAGAAGAACAATGCGAGCAGCACGATCAGCACGGTGGCGAGCGTGTACACGGAACGCGTCATGGTCTGCAGCAGCGACGTGTTGACCATGCGGTCGTACGGCTGATCCGCCATGAGGCGGCCGTTCTCGCGGATCCGGTCGAAGATGACGATCGAATCCATGACCGAATAGCCGATGACGGTCAGCAGCGCCGCGAGGAATGCGTCGTCGGCTTTCCGGTTCGCGAGCGCGTAGATGCCGACCATCACGATGACGTCGTGCAGCAGCGCGATGTCGGCGATGACGCCGAACCGCAACTGGTTGCCGAA
Above is a window of Candidatus Eremiobacteraceae bacterium DNA encoding:
- the secF gene encoding protein translocase subunit SecF is translated as GRTVTETQVRAALSHIDVSTVDSGDADPAKQTEIRKQYAAIAGGDAILQLAYKAGDVAPNDRVTISSQSVISDPSPIYDALDKAGFIVDRAQSQNTAVGPTLGKEYLQKSLLALVIALGLQLLYIAFRFGNQLRFGVIADIALLHDVIVMVGIYALANRKADDAFLAALLTVIGYSVMDSIVIFDRIRENGRLMADQPYDRMVNTSLLQTMTRSVYTLATVLIVLLALFFYGGDTLKNFAFALLVGVTSGAYSSIFIASPLLVLWQDRTNRKRAGARAATLAREAAGASGRIAKPVGQARPQPASDIQAAGDQNQAMQRAQAKRNKVKRPSAPPPRYRRRRDEGTGIAGQDGGVELLTDGVDDGSDDAASDADETR